A region of the Microtus ochrogaster isolate Prairie Vole_2 linkage group LG1, MicOch1.0, whole genome shotgun sequence genome:
GCTTGGGACATCCTATCATTCTATGCCCGGCACTGTGCCCCTCAGCCAGAAGACAATTCTCTCTGCTCCACTGTGGGGTGAGGAAAGGCCTGCAGACAGAAGCTCAGGGGGCAAACGTCTAAGAAGCTGGGAGGAAGGGTCACCTGCCCTGTGAAGCTACGGGAGTCCCGAAAGACAGCTTCTGGGGGAGACAAAGCACCATGGACAAAGACATACAGTTAAAGGGACAACGGGAATTCCAGTGTGAAAATGCGGAGCTCGAGAGTGGAGGTGAAACTGAGCCTTGGCAGTGGATGAGCAAGGCAGCATCTCACTGGAAAATGAGCATCTCACTGGAAAATGAGCATGTTTCCCAGGTTCAGGACTAGAGCTGGGCATgacaggaggctgagtcaggctGTGACTCAGGAGAAGGGCagtcaccccaccccacacagcaCAGGCCAATGACAGGGgcctggggtgggatggggggggcTGGCTTCCTGTGTGTTGACAGAGTTGGGAATCAATGTGGAGTTTGTGTGACTGTGAGGTGATCAATGGAAACATTGGGGAAATCGATTCTTGGACAGAGAGTAGAGCCACTATGTGCAGGAGCAGGGGAGGGACATCTGGATGTGTTCTGGGCAAGTGTGCAGCAGAGTGAACTGACCAGCATCCCGGGTTCCTGCCTGGCACAGAGTCCCAAATATTTGTCAGTGTGTCGCCTTCCCTGTGTGTCATCAAGGCAACATTTCAAGTGTGGACAGTGATTACAAGTTGAGGAAGTCAAAGGGAAACTTTGGTGTATAAATTCCacctccaaaaataaaattatttaaggaCTTCTATCTAAGCTATTCATTTAAAACAGTTTACAGTGAGAtgctagggactggagagatatgCTGGactgttcttgtagaagacctgaactcagttcctagcacccatgttgggtggctcacaaccacctggaactccagggggatccaacgccctcttccaTGCTCCAAAGGCACCTGTATCACGTGGACACAAACCCTAATGCCTTACACAGAATCAGACATAAACTCTTTACAAAAGGaatgcttatttaaaataaaaatgttttaaaatgggaATTATTTGTTCAACTCCTTAACAAGGTACTGAACTTAGGCatcttcatcagaaaaaaaaggcatagctgggcatggtagcacactaGTGTGACCCTAgtatccaggaagctgaggcaggaggattgctatgtgTTTGAGTCCAGTCCAGCCtgtatagtgaaaccctgtttcaattaaatcaacaaaaataacGAGAGACACACTCATGAGATTCTGAGTGTCTAGGAGCAGGTTTGTCGCCTGACCTTACTCCAGTGACTGTGGCAGATGTTGAGCCAGCTGCGTTTCTTTGAGACTGTCCAAGTTGAACAAAAGCCAGCTTTGCAAACTTCAGTCACTTTGCAAAGTTCAGCTGGGGATAGGTATCAGGGTAATTCCACATACATTTTTTCAGGCctagggaattgaacccagggctttgtgcatgtcaGGAAAGCCTTCTATCCCTCACCTATATCTGCAATCCAGTGCGATAATTTCTTTATATAGCATTAGCACATGGCACAGATCCAGAAGGGGGATAAGAAAAAACAGAGTGTCCTCGGGCTCCTAAATCTCGTCCTGCCCCAGTAGTCATCCTGCCCCGTATTCTGCATTCCTCTCAAGACATTCACTCCATTTAGAATCACAGCTGTTCTCGTGTACTGAAGGCAGCAGATCTCATACCCTCACAATGTGTCTTAGGATGGAGGTTTTCCTTAATTGAAGAATGTCTTATCGTAAAGGCTTTCTACCAGGAAACACAGAATTAGCTGTCTGGTTGTGGACATTTAGGCTGTGTGGGGGACAGCTTTAGAGTGAGCTCTCATACCCATCTCATCATCTGTAGCCAAGGACCTGCACAGACGTCTGGTGTCTTGGCTTCAgcatccctttctcttcccagccaGCTCCTTCAGTGATGTCCACGGGCAGTCCCTCTCCAGTGAATCAAGAAGAGTGCTTCTGTGGTTGGATGTGAACGATCAGCCTGAACCTGTTGCCTATTGCTGTGTAGTGGAGTTGAGTTCCTAAATTCTCTACTCCTTCCAGAAATCTCCCCCAGCCCTTTACCTAGTGTAATTCTCCCTATtcctcaaccctccccccccaccccatgagTCCTCTCTCATGGTGACTGTTCTGCTGCTCACTGTGtccatctctctggtcctggaCATAGCATTCCTTATCTGTCAGGGCTTTGGCTGTACCCCAAATTCAGGAACTGTCTGTCACCACCGACACCTCCCCCCATTCCTGCGCAGTATCAGGGCACCTAGGCTGGTTCCTTTGCATGTAAGAATGATTATTAGCAGGTGATACgtcagtgtgcatgtgtttagAGTACTTTAGCCAAACCGCCCAGAAAGCCATTTGTTCTAGGCTCAAAGACAAGCAGTACTGAACTGCTTTGTAACAGGGATGTGAGTTTTTGTACAGGATGTTCCATGGCAGTCTCCATGACCTTGACCTGAAATCTCCTGCAACCTTTGTCTTCAATGTCCTCCTCTTGAGCCAGAAGCTAACGTTGAGATCTCCAAAGCCCCATCTCTGAAGTACCACTCTTAAAGACCTTGAGGGGCTGGACTGGTATATGAACGCCAGTAGAACACTTGGGTGGTTTGTAGGGTTCCATGCTGCTCCATACCAGTACCACGAAGGGCAGACAAGATGGTCTAAGCCGTTGCTAGAGGTTGGTTGCTCTGAGTTAGCACCTgggtcaggaagtagaggtgaagATGGTTGGGAGGTTAAGTCTAGACCTGGGGGGGACACAGAAGATACTTAGGGGCAATGAGGGTGCTGGTCAGTTTACTCTGGAAGGTTTGGTGCAGCTTCTGGGGTGTGTCCCATTTCCAATTGTCCTTAAAGATTTCTGAATTTCCcttgtaatttaaaaagatgaaacatGGCGAAGAGAAAGCTGCCATAGTTGATCACTGACAAGCATCTCATCCAAGCTAGAATGTCAGACTGTTAGAGATAGTGTGGATCTGACTCCACAGCCACACAGAACAGGTTGCTAAGGCCCGGGGCCTTTTTCCTCTTTGGAGGGCCGTTGTAGTTTTGGAATTGTAGCCATGATAGTGTCCTGAGGTGAACTATGGATTTCTTTCCTTGCTGGCTAGGGGCTTCCCTGGGAGGTGGGAGAAACAACTGTGGGCTTTGTCACAAAGAACTCCACTTCTGTCCCTCCCTTTGAGGCCTGAAGCCTTCTAGGCCTAACCTGTCGTTCCTCAGTCTCTTAGGCTTTCATTGGGTCCCCTTGAAGAGCCTGTCGGCTAGGTCTGTGATGCCCCTTGAGCAAAAACAAGTGCCCTCCCCCATCCGGCAACCCGTTTGCTGTCAGAATTGGACTTTAGCTCCTGTCCTAGGTCATCACGACAGGACAAACATAGTAAGAAACCTGATCCCTTTGCCCCCCTTCCACCCACAGTTTGCGCAGAGCTCACAGCCAAACAAACTTATTTTGAACACTGGGATCCTAGCACGCTGCCCTGATAATCATTAACCCGTGCCTTCGAGCCAGCCCTTCATAAAGCTCTGGGTACAACCAGCCAGCATCGTCCACTGCCCGCCACCACACACTCAGCGAGCACTGAACACCGCACACGGCCATCCGCTAGAAGAGCTGTGACCACCGGCTGTTACTACTGCTTACCCAGAGAGTTGTGAGCACCAGCGCCACTGCTGTCTACCTAGAGGCTCTCATCCACTGCCTGCTGCACTGGTCTGCGATGCCTGAGTTCCTAGCTGTTGCTTCTTGGCGGTTCCTGATCCTTCTAGCCTTCCAGGTTGGCGTGACCACCGGAGCCCTCCAGCCGTGGCGTTGTGCGCCCTGCACTGCAGAGAAGCTGGGCCTCTGTCCACCTGTGCCCGCTTCGTGCCCTGAGATTTCCAGGCCTGCAGGCTGTGGCTGCTGCCCGACATGTGCCTTGCCACTGGGCGCCGCTTGCGGCGTGGCCACTGCACGCTGTGCCCAGGGACTCAGCTGCCGTGCGCTGCCAGGGGAGCCTCGTCCCCTGCATGCCCTCACCCGCGGCCAGGGAGCCTGTGTACCAGAGCCCGCTGTACCCGCTACAAGAACCTTGTCCAGCACTGAGCGCAAAGACGAAGGTACTACAGCCCATTCTGCCTTTAGATCTCTTGGCTGGGACACACATACTGCCTAGGCCAGCCGAGGCCTATCCGGAGCCTATGCTAGGTGGGACAAAGACACTCCAGGCCCACGAAAAGCGTTCAGCTGTGATGGGCAAACAGATCACCCACTGAGGTTCATCCTTGCTTggtcttgggggtggggatatCCGAAGAAAGGGTGGTCCAAGCGCAGGGTGCTTAGCTGGGAAGAACATTCACAGACTCCTAGTAGTACTTGGTCACATGCTGGGGTGGAGGAGCGatggagctgccaggtgggtgggGTGCTAGCACAAGCACCTAACGCCTCCTCCAGTGGGTCCTGCCCTTGCCAATTCCAGTGACTGGAAGATCCAGGAAGGTTTAGGATGGGAGCCCTCCCGCTGCCCCCAGGGGGTTTGCAATGCTCTTTGTGGCATATATCCTGCCACACAGTATGTGCTTCCCAGATGTTTACAGAACATAATGTGAAAATTTGGGCCCAAACCTTCACTTCCATTCATTGCTATAGACAAACAGCGTTTGATGTGTATGTTGCCTGCTAGGAGTCTGACAATCAGGCGCTTTCCTGAATTTAAGCACTGGTTTGTTTGTAGTAGGAAGCTTGGGAAatgcctcttcctctgctccagCTCCTATCTCCCCATCTGGGCTGTGTGCACGTCCTGTGTGGGTGTGGAGGGGCCTCATGGTTCCATATTCTGATGAAGCTGTACGGCAAGCATGTGACCCTTTGGAGTAATTGAAATTACAGTGATCCCAATGATCCTCTAAAATGGACTTCCCCTGGGTGGGGCCGGGCTCCTTCATCGTTCCTCCCCTTGAGCCTTTATGGCCTCTCTCTGCAAAGTGTCTAATGCTGTCCTCTGTGAGGGGGTGCACAGAGGTGAGGGTGTGCGGGAAAGCAAGGTccccaggagaggggagggtggtGGTTTGGGTAAAGAAGGCTATATTCTAGACCTTGCTTCTCCCTGAACTACACCTGTTCCTGGGGTCTTAGTAGACTCTTGTGGAGCGGAGCGGGAGCCAAGGGGCCCAGTCTCACCACTTATGGACTCAGGCATTGACCCCAGTCCTTGGCTTCTTCAGGGTTATattcctgcccttcccccacccaatTGTGCATGAGGCTCCCTCTGCCATGGGGCTCCCCTGCCTCACCCTGACAAATActattttctcagaaaagaattAGTATTGCTGTCTGGTCATAATCATTCCCAAACACCGCTGGTGAAAAATCTGAATTCTCCAGGCCATTCTAGATTGGTTCTAAGGAGAAGAAGTGACCGGGCACAGGAACAAGGCTTCCAGGGGCTCACGGGTCTGTGGTGCTTGCTTTTCAGAAGCAAAGACTGCTGTAGCTCCTGAGGATGAGGTTCCCGAGAGCCCAGAGATGACTGAGGAGCAGCTTCTGGAAAGCTTCCACTTGATGGCCCCCTCCAGTGAGGACCGGCCCATCCTATGGAATGCCATCAGCACCTACAACAGCATACGGGCCCGACAGAGTGCCGACCTCAAGAAATGGAAGGTGAGACCCTGCACATGGACCCTCGGGTTTATCTCTAAGTGAAGGTGTTAGTCTAGACAATGTCTAAAAGGCACTGAGCATGCTGAAGCTGAGCACAGGGGCCACAGCTGCCCCCGTCCCTGCTGTATTTTTGCTCCTTAAAAATATGGCAAAATACACAGAGCATAAAATCGGTCATTTTtagtctaggttttttttttttttcactaagcaCACTCAGCAATTGTCCCCACCAGccagctctcttcctccctctccaatTCTCAATCCAGCAAGAACTTCTCTAGTTTAATGGCTCGTTTTAATGTGACCACTTGGGGGCGACAGAGAACTGAAGTTAGAGATTAAATTACTACAGAGGCCTTAAAAAAGTGCACTCAGAGAAGTAAGagaatgacctttttttttttttttagggacactttagaattttatttggaaattatgaTAAGTGTAAGAAATCTCATTCTGATTTTAAGCCATCCAGATGAGTGCCTTGCTCCACAGTGACGATGGCATATGTCAATCACAAGGACAGTTCTTTGAAAAGCTACGTTTTTCTGATGCTAAATTCCATAGACAGAGATTGAGCCCACTGTCATTCCTGCCAGAGTGCAGGTGCCCAAATTACTCAGCAGATGGCAGGGGTCGGGAAGCATTTGATACCATTGGCCAGGTTTGCCAGGATGTCACTAAGCAGGTCTTTAGAAAATACCACCCAATGAGGATGTGGCTGGTGTTCCCATTTTTATCCATACAGCTCAAACCTGAGACCAACCTGTCCAGTTCACAGTGGGAAACAAGGCCTGGGGATGGCAAATGTATCATGCACAGCCCTAGAATACCATAGctcttcctgctctgtctccaTCATTGTCTCAAATGACAAATCTCTTTTCGTGTATTCAtgctaatataaaattattcttttaggAGCCCTGCCAACGAGAGCTCTATAAAGTGCTGGAGAGGTTGGCTGCAGCTCAACAGAAAGCAGGAGATGAAATCTACAAATTTTATCTGCCAAACTGCAACAAGAatggattttatcacagcaaacagGTAGGTGGCTTAGCTACTGTGTGGTCACACATGCTAGCTCTGCTCTTTCACATCCCCGTTAGAGCCTCAAAATACACAATGTGGGTGACTTTCTTACGTGAGGCCCATCGCTGTGCAGTTGGGAGAAGCTAGACCTTAGATAGAGGTAGTATGATGGGCAAGGAGCACTTCAGCCAGTAGGGAGGACTAAGCATTGGTGTGATGGACGAGGAGCACTTCAGCCAGTAGGGAGGACTGCCTTTATTCAGATCAAGAGCGTGAAGTCGGTAGGGAGGTGCACCGTTACTCAGACCAACACTTGCAACTAGAAAAACACAGAAAtcccactttctctcttcccacaaattaaaacaaactctATAGTAAAGTACAGTAGGCTGTGTGCTATGCCCAGTAATAAATGAGATCCAACAAGCCAAGGCTTAATTTTGAGGAGCCTTTAGGACTCAGAGAAGTGCAAGTTCTGTGATTTCATTGAGGAAACCTGATATCTAGGCCCAGCTAAGTGATAGAGGTGGTTAATCAATGAGACCCATTGCTGGACGCCTTTGTCAGCAGGGCCATGAAGAGATAATTGTCAAAACATTGCACCATTGAACAAATGTGTGAGATCATTATCACATGTGCCGCACAGTGTCTCCATTTTGTCATGGCAACCGGATGGGCACTGACATTGCTGAGTCTTAGCTAGTAGGTAGCTGTGCAGTGCTCAACTTCACTCAGGGACGGGGTGGCCAGAGCCCCTACTGCCTCGCTCAGGGATGGGGTGGCCAGAGCCCCCACCGCCTGCTGCTCTTGACCTTGGTCCTGTCTTTACAGTGTGAGACATCACTGGATGGAGAAGCGGGTCTCTGCTGGTGTGTCTATCCGTGGAGTGGGAAGAAGATCCCTGGGTCTCTGGAGATCAGAGGGGACCCCAACTGCCACCAGTATTTCAATGTACATAACTGAAGACTTCCACACACGCTCTCTCACACAAGATATTTAAGTATATAGTATATTTATAGTCCGGAGCAcaccattttatatatgtgtatatgtatataaccAGGAACTACTTTTTATACTCCACATACTGCTTGATATATAAAGTTGGTTCATATTTATTCACTGTACCTTTATGTTTTTCTACACAGTTACTTGTgctatattaatttatataccATGAAGCGCTTCTCATCACCGTATATGTAAATACTGTGTCTCAGCTCCTCCACAGTCCATCCTTCTGTTTTGAAAGGGCAGCGCACTACTGCCTAGAACATGCACAAGTCAGTCTGAGGTAGCAACTTCTCCAGTGGTCTCAAGGAGGGGAGTCAGCCAGCGATGTGCTCTCTGCAGCCACGGATCTGGGTCTGATGCCCGTTTGTCGGGGCAAGTTGAGATGTTGATGATGTAATCGAAGCTAAGTGTGGAAACCTGTGCTGGGTGCATTTTAAA
Encoded here:
- the Igfbp1 gene encoding insulin-like growth factor-binding protein 1, whose amino-acid sequence is MPEFLAVASWRFLILLAFQVGVTTGALQPWRCAPCTAEKLGLCPPVPASCPEISRPAGCGCCPTCALPLGAACGVATARCAQGLSCRALPGEPRPLHALTRGQGACVPEPAVPATRTLSSTERKDEEAKTAVAPEDEVPESPEMTEEQLLESFHLMAPSSEDRPILWNAISTYNSIRARQSADLKKWKEPCQRELYKVLERLAAAQQKAGDEIYKFYLPNCNKNGFYHSKQCETSLDGEAGLCWCVYPWSGKKIPGSLEIRGDPNCHQYFNVHN